Proteins co-encoded in one Methanobrevibacter sp. genomic window:
- a CDS encoding pyruvate ferredoxin oxidoreductase subunit gamma — translation MIEIRFHGRGGQGSVTAAEILAKAAFKDGKYVQAFPFFGVERRGAPVMAFTRIDDKPIDIRYQIYNPDYVLVLDDGLMSVVDVFSGAKENTEVIINIATEFEKEMNVAIHTIDATGIALDNLGRNIVNTIILGYFAKKTQVVSIDSLIEVIKETFPGKVGELNAKATKIAYDMG, via the coding sequence ATGATTGAGATTCGTTTTCACGGGCGTGGTGGACAAGGATCAGTAACAGCTGCTGAAATTTTGGCTAAAGCAGCATTTAAAGACGGAAAATATGTCCAAGCATTCCCATTTTTTGGAGTTGAACGTAGAGGAGCTCCAGTTATGGCTTTTACAAGAATTGACGATAAGCCAATTGATATAAGATATCAAATCTACAACCCTGACTATGTATTAGTTCTTGACGATGGATTAATGAGTGTAGTAGACGTTTTTTCAGGAGCAAAAGAAAATACCGAAGTAATTATTAATATTGCAACCGAATTTGAAAAAGAAATGAATGTGGCAATACACACAATTGATGCAACAGGAATTGCATTGGATAATTTAGGCCGTAATATTGTTAACACAATTATTTTAGGTTATTTTGCTAAAAAAACTCAAGTAGTAAGTATTGATTCACTAATTGAAGTGATAAAAGAAACATTCCCTGGAAAAGTTGGAGAATTAAATGCAAAAGCTACCAAAATAGCTTATGATATGGGATAA
- the porD gene encoding pyruvate synthase subunit PorD: protein MAVSIGCVIKTPGSSRNNKTGSWRTFKPILDKEKCINCNNCVIFCPDSSVNFEHDIDYDYCKGCGICANECPVVAIEMVKE from the coding sequence ATGGCAGTATCTATCGGATGTGTAATAAAAACACCAGGAAGTAGTAGAAACAATAAAACAGGAAGTTGGAGAACATTCAAACCAATTCTTGATAAAGAAAAATGTATTAATTGTAATAATTGCGTAATATTTTGTCCTGATTCATCAGTAAACTTTGAACATGACATTGATTATGATTACTGCAAAGGCTGTGGAATTTGTGCAAATGAATGTCCAGTAGTTGCAATTGAAATGGTAAAAGAATAA
- the porA gene encoding pyruvate synthase subunit PorA, with translation MKREVMTANKAVAEAVKLAKPQVIPVYPITPQTTISEYLAQFVADEEIDAKYVKVESEHSAISAAVGASGAGVRVFTATSSQGLMLMHEILFAAAGMRTPIVLADANRAISAPLNIWNDQQDSISQRDAGWLQIYVENAQEALDTTLMAFKISENPKVLLPSMVCLDGFILTHTVEPVEIPEQEKVDQFLPPYKPEHSYLDPNEPMSVGTLADPDYYLEARYAMSVAMKESLPIIEETCKEFAEIFGREYGLIDPYKCEDAEIIFVAMGSMCSTIRVMVDELREKGEKVGLLKIRAYRPFPVEAIDEAVKNCDKLAVLDKNISFGIGGALFADVKAKIHKDAYGFIVGLGGRDITPEAIMEVYEKTKNPEREVTWIGLKEE, from the coding sequence ATGAAAAGAGAAGTTATGACAGCTAACAAAGCAGTAGCCGAAGCTGTTAAATTAGCTAAACCACAAGTAATTCCTGTTTATCCAATTACTCCACAAACAACTATTTCAGAATATTTAGCACAATTTGTCGCAGATGAAGAAATTGATGCAAAATACGTAAAAGTTGAATCAGAGCACAGTGCAATAAGTGCAGCTGTTGGAGCAAGTGGTGCAGGTGTAAGAGTATTTACAGCTACATCCTCACAAGGATTAATGTTAATGCATGAAATTTTATTTGCTGCTGCAGGTATGAGAACACCTATCGTATTAGCAGATGCAAACAGAGCAATTTCAGCACCATTGAACATTTGGAACGACCAGCAAGATTCAATCTCACAGAGAGATGCAGGCTGGTTGCAAATATATGTTGAAAATGCACAGGAAGCATTGGATACAACATTGATGGCATTTAAAATTTCTGAAAATCCAAAAGTATTGTTGCCTTCAATGGTATGTTTAGATGGATTTATTTTAACCCATACAGTAGAACCAGTTGAAATTCCAGAACAAGAAAAAGTAGATCAGTTCTTACCTCCATATAAACCTGAACATTCCTACTTAGACCCAAATGAACCAATGTCAGTTGGAACTTTAGCAGACCCTGATTATTATCTTGAAGCAAGATATGCGATGTCAGTAGCTATGAAAGAATCACTTCCAATAATCGAAGAAACCTGCAAAGAATTTGCAGAAATATTTGGAAGAGAATATGGATTGATTGACCCATACAAATGTGAAGATGCTGAAATCATATTTGTTGCTATGGGATCCATGTGTAGTACTATCAGAGTAATGGTTGATGAATTAAGAGAAAAAGGTGAAAAAGTAGGTTTACTTAAAATAAGAGCTTACAGACCATTCCCTGTAGAAGCTATTGATGAAGCAGTTAAAAACTGTGATAAACTAGCAGTACTCGATAAAAACATCAGCTTTGGAATTGGTGGAGCATTATTTGCTGACGTTAAAGCAAAAATACACAAGGACGCTTATGGATTTATCGTAGGATTAGGTGGAAGAGATATCACACCTGAAGCTATTATGGAAGTTTATGAAAAAACCAAAAACCCTGAAAGAGAGGTTACTTGGATAGGACTTAAGGAGGAATAA
- the porB gene encoding pyruvate synthase subunit PorB, protein MEIPKEELLAPGHRGCAGCGASIGVRLALKALGKNTVAISATGCLEVMTTPYPETAWEIPWIHVAFENAGAVASGVESALRIQGKDDVNVVAFGGDGGTVDIGLQSLSGAMERGHNFTYICYDNEAYMNTGIQRSGATPYGATTTTSPKGKDSFGEDKPKKNMPMIMAAHGIPYVATASIAYPEDFMKKVKKAAEIDGPAYIHLNQPCTTGWGYDSSKTIEMGRLAVETGSWILYEIENGEFNITYRPTERKPVAEYLKPQKRFRHLDDEHIEKIQEFVDKECAELGL, encoded by the coding sequence ATGGAGATACCTAAAGAAGAATTATTAGCACCAGGTCACAGAGGTTGTGCTGGTTGTGGAGCTTCTATCGGAGTAAGATTAGCTCTAAAAGCATTAGGTAAAAATACTGTTGCAATTTCAGCAACCGGTTGTCTTGAAGTAATGACAACTCCTTATCCAGAAACTGCATGGGAAATCCCATGGATTCATGTTGCTTTTGAAAACGCAGGTGCTGTTGCATCAGGTGTAGAAAGCGCATTGAGAATACAAGGAAAAGATGATGTAAATGTTGTTGCATTCGGAGGAGACGGAGGAACTGTAGATATCGGTTTACAATCCCTTTCAGGTGCAATGGAAAGAGGACATAATTTTACATACATCTGTTACGATAACGAAGCTTATATGAACACCGGTATTCAAAGAAGTGGAGCAACCCCTTACGGAGCTACCACAACAACTTCACCAAAAGGAAAAGACAGTTTCGGTGAAGACAAACCTAAGAAAAACATGCCAATGATTATGGCTGCTCATGGAATACCATATGTAGCTACTGCTTCAATTGCATACCCTGAAGACTTTATGAAAAAAGTTAAAAAAGCAGCGGAAATTGATGGACCTGCATATATACATTTAAACCAGCCATGTACCACAGGTTGGGGTTATGATTCATCAAAAACCATTGAAATGGGTAGATTGGCTGTTGAAACTGGATCATGGATATTATATGAAATCGAAAATGGTGAATTTAATATCACATACAGACCAACAGAAAGAAAACCAGTAGCAGAATACTTAAAACCACAAAAAAGATTCAGACATCTTGATGATGAACATATTGAAAAAATACAAGAATTTGTTGATAAAGAATGTGCAGAATTAGGATTATAG
- a CDS encoding 4Fe-4S dicluster domain-containing protein, with the protein MKKITVNRELCDGCLDCQRACESLHESSRITILEYDSSFYPIVCQQCEGQPCSQICPVDAMTNLDVDSEKCISCGLCSMVCPFGAITITPDTAEKCNRCADREEGPACVQACSKRAISIVDTDKIKLNKQQEYIAKLAGNSESKANKNSFVNVITAMGRSKKVLE; encoded by the coding sequence TTGAAAAAAATTACTGTAAATAGAGAATTATGTGATGGTTGTCTTGATTGTCAACGTGCATGCGAATCTCTTCACGAATCCTCCAGAATAACAATCTTAGAGTACGATTCTTCATTCTACCCAATTGTATGTCAACAATGTGAAGGACAGCCTTGTTCACAAATCTGCCCTGTAGATGCAATGACCAATCTTGATGTAGATAGCGAAAAATGTATTTCCTGCGGTTTATGCAGTATGGTTTGTCCCTTTGGAGCGATTACCATCACTCCTGACACTGCTGAGAAATGTAATCGCTGTGCAGATAGAGAAGAAGGTCCTGCCTGTGTTCAAGCATGTTCAAAAAGAGCAATATCAATTGTTGATACCGATAAAATCAAACTTAACAAACAACAAGAATATATTGCAAAACTTGCTGGAAACAGCGAAAGTAAAGCTAATAAGAATAGCTTTGTAAATGTAATTACAGCTATGGGTAGATCTAAAAAAGTTTTAGAATAA
- a CDS encoding 4Fe-4S dicluster domain-containing protein, whose protein sequence is MDDLILTPEECVDCMKCERNCPQNSIHVVDSVPLFCMHCNPAKAPCLLKCPEGAIEALGGAIVINQEKCIGCGICENACPIGAINIDGAGNVHKCNLCIDQDEKQCVANCPTGALKDDAKEQVNEKQQKLAKEFNKVKELLK, encoded by the coding sequence ATGGATGATTTAATATTAACTCCTGAAGAATGCGTAGATTGTATGAAATGTGAACGTAACTGTCCACAAAATTCAATTCATGTAGTTGACAGTGTTCCATTATTCTGTATGCATTGTAATCCAGCTAAAGCTCCATGTTTACTTAAATGTCCTGAAGGAGCTATAGAAGCTCTTGGTGGAGCCATTGTTATCAACCAGGAAAAATGTATTGGTTGTGGAATATGTGAAAACGCATGTCCAATCGGAGCAATCAACATCGATGGAGCTGGAAATGTTCACAAATGTAACCTTTGCATCGATCAAGATGAAAAACAATGCGTAGCAAATTGTCCTACTGGAGCTTTAAAAGACGACGCAAAAGAACAAGTTAATGAAAAACAACAAAAGTTAGCTAAAGAATTTAATAAAGTTAAAGAGTTATTAAAATAG
- a CDS encoding fumarate hydratase — protein sequence MITKDKIKETVYELYKDAVINFHDDMKCSLEHALKNEENELAILNIEAILKNIEIAKEKEIPMCQDTGLPVVFVKLGNVEVENLREGIEEGIKKATEEVPIRPNIVDPITRENTNVNVGVLIPPIDIELIDDDYLEITILPKGFGSENNNKLKMALPAEGIEGIKDFVVETVLSAKGKPCPPTVVGVGVGGTSDMALKLGKKALMEEIGKRNEDPVLAKLEEEIMEEINNSGIGPMGLGGKTTTLDVKILKADTHTAGLPIGVCIQCWANRFATAKIYDE from the coding sequence TTGATTACAAAAGATAAAATAAAGGAAACAGTATATGAACTATACAAGGATGCTGTTATTAATTTTCATGACGATATGAAATGCTCATTAGAACATGCTCTTAAAAATGAAGAAAATGAGTTGGCAATATTAAATATTGAAGCTATATTGAAAAATATTGAAATAGCTAAAGAAAAAGAAATTCCGATGTGTCAAGATACTGGTTTGCCTGTGGTTTTTGTTAAATTAGGTAATGTTGAAGTTGAAAACCTTAGGGAAGGAATCGAAGAGGGAATTAAAAAGGCAACAGAAGAGGTTCCCATTAGACCAAACATTGTGGATCCCATAACACGTGAAAACACAAATGTCAATGTTGGAGTTCTTATACCTCCTATTGATATCGAACTTATTGATGACGATTACTTGGAAATTACAATTTTGCCTAAGGGATTCGGTTCTGAAAACAACAACAAACTCAAAATGGCATTGCCTGCTGAAGGAATTGAAGGAATCAAAGACTTTGTTGTCGAAACAGTATTGTCCGCAAAAGGAAAACCATGCCCTCCAACTGTAGTGGGCGTAGGTGTTGGTGGAACTTCCGACATGGCATTGAAGCTAGGTAAAAAAGCTTTGATGGAAGAAATCGGTAAAAGAAATGAAGATCCTGTTTTAGCTAAATTGGAAGAAGAAATAATGGAAGAAATAAACAATTCCGGAATCGGACCGATGGGCCTTGGTGGAAAAACAACAACACTGGACGTAAAAATATTAAAGGCAGATACACACACCGCAGGACTCCCTATTGGAGTTTGTATCCAATGCTGGGCAAATAGATTTGCAACTGCAAAAATTTACGATGAATAA
- a CDS encoding PhoU domain-containing protein: protein MSKRDRTLKDILDLILHENPSTQEEIAEKLGITRRYVTQLLKPLVEDGTVKRGYILDLKSYEKFLESYGGNISREDSAGNIFVNDMVRNMVKHVHNQLECSFNALLEHDEVKANEALEMDFITNNMVEKVKTSVETIASINQNSEFSKSVLYNEVAYELERIGDYCGHIAKFVINDVYEIEEDILKYLTKMYKKSQKMIRSSMIAFLDGKTDSKDEIMDMEESLQILQSKAINLIATRMAENPFDEKERSNYFIYLFRVVKAFKGIGNTSVEIADIALEFHNNIPRSTTPRTFR, encoded by the coding sequence ATGAGTAAAAGGGATAGGACACTAAAGGATATTTTAGATTTGATTTTACATGAAAATCCATCTACTCAGGAAGAGATAGCTGAAAAATTGGGCATCACAAGAAGATATGTTACTCAGCTATTAAAGCCTCTTGTTGAAGATGGAACAGTTAAAAGAGGATATATTCTTGATTTAAAAAGCTATGAAAAGTTTTTGGAGTCTTACGGGGGCAATATTTCCCGTGAAGATAGTGCCGGTAACATATTTGTAAATGACATGGTCAGAAATATGGTAAAACATGTTCATAATCAGTTGGAGTGTTCATTTAACGCTCTTTTGGAACATGATGAAGTTAAGGCTAATGAGGCCCTTGAAATGGATTTTATTACCAACAACATGGTTGAAAAAGTAAAGACTTCTGTTGAAACAATCGCTAGCATAAATCAAAATTCCGAATTTTCAAAATCAGTCCTTTATAATGAGGTTGCATATGAATTGGAAAGAATTGGGGATTATTGCGGTCATATTGCAAAGTTCGTTATTAATGATGTTTATGAGATTGAGGAGGATATTCTTAAATATTTAACTAAAATGTATAAGAAATCTCAAAAAATGATTCGCTCTTCAATGATTGCTTTTTTAGATGGAAAAACTGATTCAAAAGACGAAATTATGGATATGGAAGAGTCACTGCAAATTCTTCAAAGTAAGGCAATAAATTTGATAGCTACTCGTATGGCTGAAAATCCATTTGATGAAAAGGAACGTTCCAATTATTTTATTTATTTATTTAGGGTAGTTAAAGCATTTAAAGGAATAGGGAATACATCTGTAGAAATTGCGGATATTGCTCTTGAGTTTCATAATAATATTCCAAGGTCTACAACTCCACGTACCTTTAGATAA